A window of Candidatus Hydrogenedentota bacterium contains these coding sequences:
- a CDS encoding DNA-processing protein DprA, translating into MHTNANDDERVGRIAPEGAEIMALLAAPGGTRQTVHRAMQFAARLRAPLSSLFGQPLRDLLARAVPGEEDAARALHACDADCRWRGEAAVSLCAAAGIQRVTCADPAYPALLHTRLGQQAPPILFHQGNEALLGAGGAGIVGTRKPTGDGAGIAREAARFLADSAIPVISGGAAGVDLAAHEAAMHADGATVVVLAEGLHAHHPTPAIRSGLEQGQALLISEFMPGLEWKAHRAMMRNRTIAAMSGAVCVVEPRATGGSRATAEAALSMGVPVFHWGGAAREGIFRGRHGARPLATRGRLDTAALEAALRGNTGEAGFQADLFGE; encoded by the coding sequence ATGCACACAAACGCCAACGACGATGAGCGCGTCGGGCGCATCGCTCCGGAGGGCGCGGAAATCATGGCGCTGCTGGCCGCGCCCGGGGGAACCCGCCAAACGGTTCACCGCGCCATGCAGTTCGCCGCGCGCCTTCGCGCCCCACTTTCGTCTCTGTTCGGCCAGCCGCTCCGCGATCTGCTGGCGCGCGCCGTGCCCGGCGAAGAGGACGCCGCGCGCGCCCTGCACGCATGCGACGCCGATTGCCGGTGGCGGGGGGAGGCTGCGGTGTCGCTGTGCGCCGCGGCCGGTATTCAGCGGGTCACCTGCGCGGACCCGGCGTATCCGGCGCTCTTGCATACCCGCCTGGGCCAACAGGCCCCGCCGATTCTGTTCCACCAGGGGAACGAGGCGCTTCTCGGCGCGGGCGGGGCCGGGATCGTCGGAACCCGCAAGCCCACGGGCGACGGCGCCGGTATCGCGCGCGAGGCCGCGCGCTTCCTGGCCGATTCCGCGATCCCCGTGATCAGCGGCGGGGCCGCCGGGGTGGACCTGGCGGCGCACGAGGCGGCCATGCACGCGGATGGCGCGACGGTGGTGGTGCTTGCCGAGGGCCTTCATGCGCACCACCCGACGCCGGCGATCCGCTCCGGTCTCGAACAGGGGCAGGCGCTGCTGATCAGCGAGTTCATGCCTGGATTGGAGTGGAAAGCGCACCGCGCCATGATGCGCAACCGGACGATCGCCGCGATGTCGGGCGCGGTGTGTGTGGTGGAGCCCCGCGCGACGGGCGGCAGCCGGGCCACCGCCGAGGCGGCGCTTTCCATGGGCGTGCCGGTGTTCCATTGGGGCGGGGCGGCCCGGGAAGGGATCTTCCGGGGCCGGCACGGCGCCCGCCCGCTCGCGACGCGCGGGCGGCTGGACACGGCGGCGCTTGAGGCGGCGTTACGCGGAAACACGGGGGAGGCGGGGTTTCAGGCGGACTTGTTCGGCGAGTAA
- the sufB gene encoding Fe-S cluster assembly protein SufB — MASKAGNLETAQYTGTRVEQSNKRAAEAAQREYKYGWTSDIESETIPVGLNEDVIRLISAKKNEPDWMLEWRLKSYQAWQRFDEEPTWAKVRYQKPDFQAISYYSAPKEKKKLNSLDEVDPELLATFDKLGIPLHEQKRLSGVAVDAVFDSVSVVTTHKDILAKRGIIFCSISEALRDHPELVRKYIGSVVPQGDNFYAALNSAVFSDGSFVYIPPNTKCPMDLSTYFRINQENTGQFERTLIVADEGSQVNYLEGCTAPMRDENQLHAAVVEIVALPGATVRYSTVQNWYAGDEEGKGGIYNFVTKRGRAEENARISWTQVETGSAITWKYPSCILKGDNSVGEFYSVALTNNHQQADTGTKMIHLGKNTRSTIISKTISCGKSDNSYRGLVQVMPKASNVRSYTQCDSLLIGNQCGAHTFPYISVRNKSASVEHEASTSKISEDQLFYCQSRGIGPEDAISMVVNGFCKEVFDHLPMEFAVEASNLLSLSLEGSVG, encoded by the coding sequence ATGGCTTCCAAAGCAGGAAACCTGGAAACAGCCCAGTACACGGGCACCCGCGTGGAACAGAGCAACAAGCGCGCGGCCGAGGCTGCGCAGCGCGAGTACAAGTATGGCTGGACCTCGGACATCGAGTCGGAAACGATCCCGGTTGGCCTGAATGAAGACGTCATCCGGCTTATTTCCGCCAAGAAGAACGAGCCCGATTGGATGCTCGAGTGGCGCCTGAAGTCGTACCAGGCCTGGCAGCGATTCGACGAGGAACCCACCTGGGCGAAGGTCAGGTACCAGAAGCCGGATTTCCAGGCAATCAGCTATTATTCCGCGCCCAAAGAGAAAAAGAAGCTCAACAGCCTTGACGAGGTGGATCCTGAGCTGCTGGCAACCTTTGACAAGCTCGGCATCCCCCTCCATGAGCAGAAGCGCCTCAGCGGCGTGGCGGTGGACGCCGTGTTTGACAGCGTCTCCGTCGTCACGACGCACAAGGATATTCTGGCCAAGCGCGGCATTATCTTCTGCAGCATTTCGGAGGCGCTGCGCGATCACCCGGAGTTGGTGCGGAAGTATATCGGCTCCGTGGTGCCCCAGGGCGACAATTTCTACGCCGCGCTGAACTCCGCCGTCTTCAGCGATGGTTCCTTCGTCTATATCCCGCCGAACACCAAGTGCCCGATGGACCTGTCCACGTATTTCCGGATCAACCAGGAAAACACCGGCCAGTTCGAGCGCACGCTCATCGTGGCGGATGAAGGCAGTCAGGTCAATTACCTCGAAGGCTGCACGGCCCCGATGCGGGACGAGAACCAGCTCCACGCCGCGGTTGTGGAGATTGTGGCGCTGCCGGGCGCGACTGTGCGCTATTCCACGGTGCAAAACTGGTACGCCGGCGACGAGGAGGGCAAGGGCGGCATTTACAACTTCGTGACCAAGCGCGGCCGGGCCGAGGAAAACGCGCGCATTTCGTGGACCCAGGTCGAAACCGGCTCCGCCATCACGTGGAAGTACCCAAGCTGCATCCTGAAAGGCGACAACTCGGTCGGCGAGTTCTACTCGGTGGCCCTGACAAACAACCACCAGCAGGCCGACACCGGCACGAAGATGATCCACCTGGGCAAGAACACGCGCAGCACGATTATCTCGAAGACGATATCCTGCGGGAAGAGCGACAACAGCTACCGCGGGCTCGTGCAGGTGATGCCGAAGGCCAGCAATGTCCGCAGCTATACGCAGTGCGATTCGCTGCTGATCGGCAACCAGTGCGGTGCGCACACGTTCCCGTATATCAGCGTTCGCAACAAGAGCGCCTCCGTGGAGCACGAAGCCTCCACGTCGAAAATCAGTGAAGACCAGTTGTTCTATTGTCAGTCGCGGGGCATCGGCCCGGAGGACGCCATCTCCATGGTCGTCAACGGCTTCTGCAAGGAAGTCTTCGATCACCTGCCCATGGAATTCGCCGTGGAAGCGTCAAACCTGTTGAGCCTGAGCCTCGAAGGGAGTGTTGGATAA
- the sufC gene encoding Fe-S cluster assembly ATPase SufC, with protein sequence MLEVKNLKASVDGNQILNGIDLTVNPGEVHAIMGPNGSGKSTFAQVLAGHQAYDVNEEDSSVSFLGQDLLEMPAEERARLGLFLAFQYPVEIPGITNSYFLRAAVNEIRTSRGLEDLDAMDFAELLKEKMELINVDPSFAERFVNFGFSGGEKKRNEILQLAVMEPRLAILDETDSGLDIDALRVVSEGVNRLRTPNRAFIVVTHYQRLLQHIVPDFVHVLHKGRIVKSGGKELALELEDKGYDWLRDEQEALTA encoded by the coding sequence ATGCTCGAAGTAAAGAACCTGAAAGCGTCCGTGGACGGCAACCAGATCCTCAACGGCATCGACCTGACCGTGAATCCCGGCGAAGTGCACGCGATTATGGGCCCGAACGGGTCCGGCAAGAGCACCTTCGCGCAGGTCCTCGCCGGCCACCAGGCGTACGATGTGAATGAAGAGGATAGCAGCGTCAGCTTCCTCGGGCAGGATCTGCTCGAAATGCCCGCCGAAGAGCGCGCGCGCCTGGGCCTGTTCCTGGCCTTCCAGTACCCCGTCGAGATCCCCGGCATCACGAACAGTTACTTCCTGCGCGCGGCCGTAAACGAGATCCGCACCAGCCGCGGCCTCGAAGATCTGGACGCGATGGATTTCGCCGAGTTGCTCAAGGAGAAGATGGAGCTGATCAATGTCGATCCGAGCTTTGCGGAGCGCTTTGTCAATTTCGGCTTCTCTGGCGGTGAAAAGAAGCGCAACGAGATCCTGCAGCTGGCGGTCATGGAACCGCGCCTCGCGATCCTCGACGAGACCGACTCCGGCCTGGATATCGACGCGCTGCGCGTGGTCTCCGAGGGCGTGAACAGACTCCGGACCCCAAACCGCGCGTTTATTGTGGTGACGCACTACCAGCGCCTCCTGCAGCACATCGTGCCCGACTTCGTTCACGTGCTGCACAAGGGCCGTATCGTGAAATCCGGCGGCAAGGAACTTGCACTGGAGCTGGAAGACAAAGGCTATGACTGGCTCCGCGATGAGCAGGAAGCCCTCACCGCCTGA
- the sufD gene encoding Fe-S cluster assembly protein SufD, which yields MSEATLKTPHDQYLDDMARERPNGQPDWFKAIRQAGREAFESSVFPHTKMEEWRHTNISAITGAHYTPADPRAAAPVSAADISGVSFAAEGYHELVFVDGFYRPELSNTGALPEGMVLGGIRDHLENEVLRAHLNQHAENRSAYTALNTAFLQDGALVYVPAKAVLEAPVHLLFLRTGAGAGAAAHIRTLIALGQSSEVTVITSYASLDDTADYLGNVVEEIALAPNASLKYYKVVREGAAGNHLATTEVSQERDSRFLSLVLSEEGRIVRNQQCIKLAEPGAECALHGLYLNDGDRLIDNAINIHHAAPNCNSRIAYKGILDGKSKSVFTGKVNVDRIAQQTDSDQLSNNLLLSDSATIDTKPQLEIYADDVKCTHGATVGAHPDPIIFYFRSRGIDEATARGMLTYGFADEIISEIGPEALRARQEEYVFKKYSPKQ from the coding sequence ATGTCAGAAGCAACCCTGAAAACACCACACGATCAGTATCTGGACGACATGGCGCGCGAGCGCCCGAATGGCCAGCCGGACTGGTTCAAGGCCATCCGCCAGGCCGGTCGCGAAGCGTTTGAGTCGAGCGTGTTTCCCCATACCAAAATGGAGGAATGGCGCCACACGAACATCAGCGCCATTACCGGCGCCCACTATACGCCGGCCGATCCGCGTGCGGCGGCCCCGGTGTCCGCGGCCGACATCTCCGGTGTCAGCTTCGCGGCGGAGGGCTACCACGAGCTCGTGTTTGTGGACGGATTCTACCGCCCGGAGCTCTCGAATACGGGCGCCCTTCCCGAGGGGATGGTGCTCGGCGGCATTCGCGATCATCTGGAGAACGAGGTCCTCCGGGCGCACCTGAACCAGCACGCGGAAAACCGGAGCGCCTACACCGCGCTGAACACCGCGTTTCTGCAGGACGGCGCCCTGGTGTACGTGCCGGCGAAAGCTGTGCTGGAGGCGCCCGTCCACCTGCTGTTTCTTCGCACGGGCGCCGGCGCCGGCGCGGCGGCACACATTCGCACGCTGATCGCCCTGGGCCAGAGCAGCGAGGTAACGGTCATCACGAGTTACGCCAGTCTCGACGACACGGCGGACTACCTCGGCAATGTCGTCGAAGAAATCGCGCTGGCGCCCAACGCGTCGCTCAAGTACTACAAGGTGGTGCGCGAAGGCGCGGCGGGCAACCACCTGGCCACGACCGAAGTAAGCCAGGAGCGCGACAGCCGCTTTCTCTCCCTCGTGCTCAGCGAGGAAGGGCGCATCGTGCGGAACCAGCAGTGCATCAAGCTTGCGGAGCCGGGCGCGGAGTGCGCGCTGCACGGCCTGTACCTGAATGACGGCGACCGCCTGATTGACAACGCGATCAACATCCACCATGCCGCGCCGAACTGCAACAGCCGCATCGCCTACAAGGGCATTCTGGACGGCAAGAGCAAGTCCGTTTTCACGGGAAAGGTGAACGTGGACCGCATCGCGCAGCAGACGGATTCCGACCAGCTCAGCAACAACCTGCTCCTGTCCGACAGCGCCACGATCGACACGAAGCCGCAGCTGGAAATTTACGCCGACGACGTGAAATGCACGCACGGCGCGACGGTGGGCGCGCACCCCGACCCGATCATCTTTTACTTCCGCAGCCGCGGTATTGACGAGGCGACGGCGCGCGGCATGCTGACCTACGGCTTTGCAGACGAAATCATCAGCGAGATCGGGCCCGAGGCCCTCCGCGCGCGCCAGGAAGAGTACGTTTTCAAGAAGTACAGCCCGAAACAATAG
- a CDS encoding cysteine desulfurase, giving the protein MDVDRIRADFPILGIERGGRPLVYLDNAATSQTPRQVVEAIEDYYYTKNANVHRGVHHLSQVATEAYELARKKIARFLGTHVTCELVFTRGTTEAINLVAHTYGRRHIGAGDEILITHMEHHSNIVPWQMLCQETGAVLRVVPINDDGEMIMEEFDRLLTEKTKLVSVVHVSNALGTVNPVEEIIEKAHAMGVPVLLDGAQSTPHMAINVAKLNVDFFACSAHKMYGPTGMGVLYAKAALLESMPPFHGGGDMILSVSFDKTTYNHLPYKFEAGTPHIEGAIAMGAAVDYLNAIGMDNVAAYEAALLEYATRTIGEIDGVNLIGTAQHKAGVLSFTMDCAHPHDIGQILDDRGVAIRAGHHCAQPVMQRYGVAATARASLAVYNTREDIDALAAAIDEVKRVFA; this is encoded by the coding sequence ATCGATGTGGACAGGATCCGCGCCGATTTCCCGATCCTGGGTATCGAGCGGGGCGGCCGCCCGCTGGTCTATCTCGACAACGCCGCGACGTCGCAGACGCCCCGCCAGGTGGTGGAGGCGATCGAGGACTACTACTACACGAAGAATGCGAACGTGCACCGGGGCGTGCACCACCTCAGCCAGGTGGCCACGGAGGCCTACGAGCTGGCGCGCAAGAAGATCGCGCGCTTCCTGGGGACGCACGTCACCTGCGAGCTGGTTTTCACGCGCGGGACGACGGAAGCCATTAACCTGGTGGCGCACACCTACGGCCGGCGGCATATCGGCGCGGGCGACGAAATTCTCATTACGCACATGGAGCACCATTCGAACATCGTGCCGTGGCAGATGCTCTGCCAGGAGACCGGCGCGGTGCTCCGCGTGGTCCCGATCAACGACGACGGCGAGATGATCATGGAGGAGTTCGACCGGCTCCTCACGGAAAAGACGAAACTGGTCTCCGTGGTGCATGTCTCCAATGCGCTCGGCACGGTCAACCCGGTGGAGGAGATCATCGAGAAGGCCCACGCGATGGGGGTTCCGGTGCTGCTGGACGGGGCGCAGAGCACGCCGCACATGGCGATCAACGTGGCGAAGCTCAATGTCGATTTCTTCGCCTGCTCGGCGCACAAAATGTACGGGCCGACGGGCATGGGCGTGCTGTACGCCAAGGCCGCGCTCCTGGAGTCGATGCCCCCGTTCCACGGCGGCGGGGACATGATCCTGTCCGTCAGCTTCGACAAGACGACCTATAACCACCTGCCCTACAAGTTCGAGGCGGGCACGCCCCACATCGAGGGCGCAATCGCCATGGGCGCGGCGGTGGATTATCTCAACGCGATCGGCATGGACAACGTCGCCGCGTACGAGGCGGCGCTGCTGGAGTACGCGACGCGAACCATCGGCGAGATAGACGGCGTCAACCTCATCGGCACGGCGCAACACAAGGCCGGCGTGCTTTCCTTCACGATGGACTGCGCCCACCCCCACGATATCGGCCAGATCCTCGATGATCGCGGCGTCGCCATCCGCGCGGGCCACCATTGCGCGCAGCCCGTCATGCAGCGGTACGGCGTCGCGGCTACCGCCCGGGCCTCCCTGGCGGTGTACAATACCCGCGAAGATATTGACGCCCTGGCCGCCGCCATTGACGAAGTAAAGAGAGTTTTCGCCTGA
- a CDS encoding SUF system NifU family Fe-S cluster assembly protein, with amino-acid sequence MSSSRALYEQVILDHNRNPRNFGKLPEASKSVEGFNPLCGDHFTVHVKMDGDVISAITFEGSGCAISKSSASVMTTVLKGKTRAEADDLFNHFHSMITGNPDAPIDEAALGKLKVFSGVREFPVRIKCATLAWHAVHSAIAGDAETVTTEEN; translated from the coding sequence ATGTCGAGTTCCCGCGCGCTGTACGAACAGGTTATTCTGGACCACAATAGAAACCCCCGCAACTTCGGGAAGCTCCCCGAAGCCAGCAAGAGCGTCGAGGGGTTTAACCCGCTCTGCGGCGATCATTTCACCGTGCACGTGAAAATGGACGGCGACGTGATCAGCGCTATCACGTTCGAAGGTTCGGGCTGCGCCATCTCGAAGTCTTCCGCATCCGTCATGACGACGGTGCTGAAGGGGAAGACGCGGGCGGAGGCGGACGACCTGTTCAACCACTTTCACAGCATGATCACGGGCAATCCCGACGCGCCGATAGACGAGGCGGCCCTGGGCAAGCTGAAGGTCTTCTCCGGCGTGCGCGAATTCCCGGTCCGGATTAAGTGTGCGACGCTGGCCTGGCACGCGGTGCATTCGGCGATCGCCGGCGACGCGGAAACGGTTACCACCGAAGAGAATTGA